The following are encoded together in the Vigna unguiculata cultivar IT97K-499-35 chromosome 2, ASM411807v1, whole genome shotgun sequence genome:
- the LOC114173490 gene encoding AUGMIN subunit 3 isoform X3 yields MSGGRLCTLLGELGYEGWEALDPDSFEWPFQYEDTRPLLNWICSNLRTSNVLSLSELSQYEQFKQEGKLLEGEDLDFAYHSISAFSERRDNQEAVFGAEEGVKDIKEGTLVYREEALALQRQLSHLQSQFDMLSGQGSALTQGRRPRLAATSIVKGHLSNIDDSLSVRNLQMKAVLERIASTAHELAHYHSGDDGIYLAYSDFNQFLLGDSSCLKELNQWFAKQLDTGPFRLVAEEGKSKCSWVNLDEISNTYVRADLEKSHHQRVSELRRLRSIFGVSEKQWVEAQVKNAKQQAILMTLKSQVSSDEAHIHLDLHSLRRKHSELKGELSNLYNHEEKLLSETISDLCWELAQLQDTYILQGDYDLKVMRQEYYINRQKAFINHLINLLARHQFLKIACQLEKKNMLGAFSLLKVIESELQAYLSATEGRVGHCLALIQAASDVQEQGGVHDSDHFLHAIRDLLKIYSNTQVSLSTYVSAPGIVKQISALHSDLMSLQSDLENSLPEDRNRCINELCNLIQSLQQLLFASSTTAQPILTPRPLMKELDEMEKINAKLSAAVEEVTHEHVKKNEIVKHHSQEIGLQRRVFVDFFCNPERLRSQVRELTARVRALQIS; encoded by the exons ATGAGCGGTGGTCGACTTTGCACATTGTTGGGAGAATTGGGGTACGAAGGATGGGAAGCATTGGACCCTGATAGCTTCGAATGGCCGTTTCAGTATGAAGACACTCGCCCCCTTCTCAACTGGATCTGCTCCAATCTTCGTACCTCCAATGTCCTTTCCCTCTCTGAGCTTTCCCA GTACGAGCAGTTCAAGCAAGAAGGGAAGCTGTTAGAG GGTGAGGATTTGGACTTTGCTTACCACAGCATTTCTGCCTTCTCTGAAAGGAGAGACAATCAGGAGGCGGTTTTTGGTGCTGAGGAGGGGGTGAAAGATATCAA AGAGGGAACTCTGGTGTATAGAGAAGAGGCTTTGGCCTTGCAGAGGCAGCTGAGCCATCTACAATCTCAGTTTGACATGCTTTCGGGGCAGGGCTCAGCCTTGACACAAGGAAGACGACCACGCCTTGCTGCAACTTCTATTGTTAAAGGACACCTGTCTAATATTGACGATAGCCTTTCTGTCCGAAACTTACAG ATGAAAGCCGTTCTTGAAAGAATTGCTTCCACAGCGCATGAGTTGGCACATTATCATTCGGGAGATg ATGGTATATATTTGGCATACTCAGACTTCAACCAATTCTTGCTTGGAGACTCTTCATGTCTAAAAGAGCTAAATCAGTGGTTTGCTAAGCAACTGGACACA GGTCCATTCCGACTTGTTGCTGAGGAGGGGAAATCTAAATGCTCTTGGGTGAATCTTGATGAGATCTCAAATACCTATGTTAGAG CAGATTTGGAAAAATCACATCATCAACGTGTATCTGAGCTACGCCGGCTTCGCTCAAT ATTTGGAGTTAGTGAAAAACAATGGGTTGAAGCACAGGTCAAGAATGCCAAGCAGCAGGCTATTTTAATGACGCTTAAATCACAAGTATCATCAGATGAAGCTCATATTCATCTTGATCTTCATTCTCTTAG GAGAAAGCATTCAGAATTGAAAGGGGAACTTTCAAATCTTTATAACCATGAAGAGAAGCTGCTATCAGAG aCTATTTCAGATTTGTGCTGGGAGCTAGCTCAACTTCAAGATACATACATTTTACAAG GTGATTATGATTTGAAGGTCATGCGACAAGAGTACTACATTAATCGGCAGAAAGCA TTCATAAACCATCTCATCAATCTCCTCGCCAGGCATCAGTTCTTAAAGATAGCCTGCCAATTGGAAAAGAAGAACATGCTTGGAGCATTTTCGTTGCTCAAGGTTATTGAGTCTGAGCTTCAAGCATACTTGTCTGCAACTGAGGGACGGGTG GGTCATTGCTTGGCCCTGATCCAAGCTGCCTCTGATGTTCAAGAACAAGGAGGAGTACATGACAGTGATCATTTTTTGCATGCTATTAGAGACCTGCTAAAAATATATTCGA ATACACAAGTTTCACTGTCGACATATGTATCAGCTCCTGGCATTGTCAAGCAGATCTCAGCTCTTCATTCGGATTTGATGAGCCTTCAGTCCGACCTTGAGAATTCTCTTCCCGAAGACAGAAATAGGTGTATTAATGAACT GTGCAACCTTATTCAAAGCCTGCAACAACTGCTCTTTGCATCTTCAACTACAGCACAACCAATACTGACCCCTCGG CCATTAATGAAAGAGCTTGATGAAATGGAAAAGATTAATGCTAAGCTGTCTGCTGCTGTTGAAGAGGTGACACACGAGCATGTCAAGAAAAATGAG
- the LOC114173490 gene encoding AUGMIN subunit 3 isoform X4 yields MFNAMNMEHCLIVCVFGFREGTLVYREEALALQRQLSHLQSQFDMLSGQGSALTQGRRPRLAATSIVKGHLSNIDDSLSVRNLQMKAVLERIASTAHELAHYHSGDEDGIYLAYSDFNQFLLGDSSCLKELNQWFAKQLDTGPFRLVAEEGKSKCSWVNLDEISNTYVRADLEKSHHQRVSELRRLRSIFGVSEKQWVEAQVKNAKQQAILMTLKSQVSSDEAHIHLDLHSLRRKHSELKGELSNLYNHEEKLLSETISDLCWELAQLQDTYILQGDYDLKVMRQEYYINRQKAFINHLINLLARHQFLKIACQLEKKNMLGAFSLLKVIESELQAYLSATEGRVGHCLALIQAASDVQEQGGVHDSDHFLHAIRDLLKIYSNTQVSLSTYVSAPGIVKQISALHSDLMSLQSDLENSLPEDRNRCINELCNLIQSLQQLLFASSTTAQPILTPRPLMKELDEMEKINAKLSAAVEEVTHEHVKKNEIVKHHSQEIGLQRRVFVDFFCNPERLRSQVRELTARVRALQIS; encoded by the exons ATGTTCAATGCAATGAATATGGAGCATTGCCttattgtttgtgtttttggCTTTAGAGAGGGAACTCTGGTGTATAGAGAAGAGGCTTTGGCCTTGCAGAGGCAGCTGAGCCATCTACAATCTCAGTTTGACATGCTTTCGGGGCAGGGCTCAGCCTTGACACAAGGAAGACGACCACGCCTTGCTGCAACTTCTATTGTTAAAGGACACCTGTCTAATATTGACGATAGCCTTTCTGTCCGAAACTTACAG ATGAAAGCCGTTCTTGAAAGAATTGCTTCCACAGCGCATGAGTTGGCACATTATCATTCGGGAGATg AAGATGGTATATATTTGGCATACTCAGACTTCAACCAATTCTTGCTTGGAGACTCTTCATGTCTAAAAGAGCTAAATCAGTGGTTTGCTAAGCAACTGGACACA GGTCCATTCCGACTTGTTGCTGAGGAGGGGAAATCTAAATGCTCTTGGGTGAATCTTGATGAGATCTCAAATACCTATGTTAGAG CAGATTTGGAAAAATCACATCATCAACGTGTATCTGAGCTACGCCGGCTTCGCTCAAT ATTTGGAGTTAGTGAAAAACAATGGGTTGAAGCACAGGTCAAGAATGCCAAGCAGCAGGCTATTTTAATGACGCTTAAATCACAAGTATCATCAGATGAAGCTCATATTCATCTTGATCTTCATTCTCTTAG GAGAAAGCATTCAGAATTGAAAGGGGAACTTTCAAATCTTTATAACCATGAAGAGAAGCTGCTATCAGAG aCTATTTCAGATTTGTGCTGGGAGCTAGCTCAACTTCAAGATACATACATTTTACAAG GTGATTATGATTTGAAGGTCATGCGACAAGAGTACTACATTAATCGGCAGAAAGCA TTCATAAACCATCTCATCAATCTCCTCGCCAGGCATCAGTTCTTAAAGATAGCCTGCCAATTGGAAAAGAAGAACATGCTTGGAGCATTTTCGTTGCTCAAGGTTATTGAGTCTGAGCTTCAAGCATACTTGTCTGCAACTGAGGGACGGGTG GGTCATTGCTTGGCCCTGATCCAAGCTGCCTCTGATGTTCAAGAACAAGGAGGAGTACATGACAGTGATCATTTTTTGCATGCTATTAGAGACCTGCTAAAAATATATTCGA ATACACAAGTTTCACTGTCGACATATGTATCAGCTCCTGGCATTGTCAAGCAGATCTCAGCTCTTCATTCGGATTTGATGAGCCTTCAGTCCGACCTTGAGAATTCTCTTCCCGAAGACAGAAATAGGTGTATTAATGAACT GTGCAACCTTATTCAAAGCCTGCAACAACTGCTCTTTGCATCTTCAACTACAGCACAACCAATACTGACCCCTCGG CCATTAATGAAAGAGCTTGATGAAATGGAAAAGATTAATGCTAAGCTGTCTGCTGCTGTTGAAGAGGTGACACACGAGCATGTCAAGAAAAATGAG
- the LOC114173490 gene encoding AUGMIN subunit 3 isoform X1 has protein sequence MSGGRLCTLLGELGYEGWEALDPDSFEWPFQYEDTRPLLNWICSNLRTSNVLSLSELSQYEQFKQEGKLLEGEDLDFAYHSISAFSERRDNQEAVFGAEEGVKDIKEGTLVYREEALALQRQLSHLQSQFDMLSGQGSALTQGRRPRLAATSIVKGHLSNIDDSLSVRNLQMKAVLERIASTAHELAHYHSGDEDGIYLAYSDFNQFLLGDSSCLKELNQWFAKQLDTGPFRLVAEEGKSKCSWVNLDEISNTYVRADLEKSHHQRVSELRRLRSIFGVSEKQWVEAQVKNAKQQAILMTLKSQVSSDEAHIHLDLHSLRRKHSELKGELSNLYNHEEKLLSETISDLCWELAQLQDTYILQGDYDLKVMRQEYYINRQKAFINHLINLLARHQFLKIACQLEKKNMLGAFSLLKVIESELQAYLSATEGRVGHCLALIQAASDVQEQGGVHDSDHFLHAIRDLLKIYSNTQVSLSTYVSAPGIVKQISALHSDLMSLQSDLENSLPEDRNRCINELCNLIQSLQQLLFASSTTAQPILTPRPLMKELDEMEKINAKLSAAVEEVTHEHVKKNEIVKHHSQEIGLQRRVFVDFFCNPERLRSQVRELTARVRALQIS, from the exons ATGAGCGGTGGTCGACTTTGCACATTGTTGGGAGAATTGGGGTACGAAGGATGGGAAGCATTGGACCCTGATAGCTTCGAATGGCCGTTTCAGTATGAAGACACTCGCCCCCTTCTCAACTGGATCTGCTCCAATCTTCGTACCTCCAATGTCCTTTCCCTCTCTGAGCTTTCCCA GTACGAGCAGTTCAAGCAAGAAGGGAAGCTGTTAGAG GGTGAGGATTTGGACTTTGCTTACCACAGCATTTCTGCCTTCTCTGAAAGGAGAGACAATCAGGAGGCGGTTTTTGGTGCTGAGGAGGGGGTGAAAGATATCAA AGAGGGAACTCTGGTGTATAGAGAAGAGGCTTTGGCCTTGCAGAGGCAGCTGAGCCATCTACAATCTCAGTTTGACATGCTTTCGGGGCAGGGCTCAGCCTTGACACAAGGAAGACGACCACGCCTTGCTGCAACTTCTATTGTTAAAGGACACCTGTCTAATATTGACGATAGCCTTTCTGTCCGAAACTTACAG ATGAAAGCCGTTCTTGAAAGAATTGCTTCCACAGCGCATGAGTTGGCACATTATCATTCGGGAGATg AAGATGGTATATATTTGGCATACTCAGACTTCAACCAATTCTTGCTTGGAGACTCTTCATGTCTAAAAGAGCTAAATCAGTGGTTTGCTAAGCAACTGGACACA GGTCCATTCCGACTTGTTGCTGAGGAGGGGAAATCTAAATGCTCTTGGGTGAATCTTGATGAGATCTCAAATACCTATGTTAGAG CAGATTTGGAAAAATCACATCATCAACGTGTATCTGAGCTACGCCGGCTTCGCTCAAT ATTTGGAGTTAGTGAAAAACAATGGGTTGAAGCACAGGTCAAGAATGCCAAGCAGCAGGCTATTTTAATGACGCTTAAATCACAAGTATCATCAGATGAAGCTCATATTCATCTTGATCTTCATTCTCTTAG GAGAAAGCATTCAGAATTGAAAGGGGAACTTTCAAATCTTTATAACCATGAAGAGAAGCTGCTATCAGAG aCTATTTCAGATTTGTGCTGGGAGCTAGCTCAACTTCAAGATACATACATTTTACAAG GTGATTATGATTTGAAGGTCATGCGACAAGAGTACTACATTAATCGGCAGAAAGCA TTCATAAACCATCTCATCAATCTCCTCGCCAGGCATCAGTTCTTAAAGATAGCCTGCCAATTGGAAAAGAAGAACATGCTTGGAGCATTTTCGTTGCTCAAGGTTATTGAGTCTGAGCTTCAAGCATACTTGTCTGCAACTGAGGGACGGGTG GGTCATTGCTTGGCCCTGATCCAAGCTGCCTCTGATGTTCAAGAACAAGGAGGAGTACATGACAGTGATCATTTTTTGCATGCTATTAGAGACCTGCTAAAAATATATTCGA ATACACAAGTTTCACTGTCGACATATGTATCAGCTCCTGGCATTGTCAAGCAGATCTCAGCTCTTCATTCGGATTTGATGAGCCTTCAGTCCGACCTTGAGAATTCTCTTCCCGAAGACAGAAATAGGTGTATTAATGAACT GTGCAACCTTATTCAAAGCCTGCAACAACTGCTCTTTGCATCTTCAACTACAGCACAACCAATACTGACCCCTCGG CCATTAATGAAAGAGCTTGATGAAATGGAAAAGATTAATGCTAAGCTGTCTGCTGCTGTTGAAGAGGTGACACACGAGCATGTCAAGAAAAATGAG
- the LOC114173490 gene encoding AUGMIN subunit 3 isoform X2 codes for MSGGRLCTLLGELGYEGWEALDPDSFEWPFQYEDTRPLLNWICSNLRTSNVLSLSELSQYEQFKQEGKLLEGEDLDFAYHSISAFSERRDNQEAVFGAEEGVKDIKEGTLVYREEALALQRQLSHLQSQFDMLSGQGSALTQGRRPRLAATSIVKGHLSNIDDSLSVRNLQMKAVLERIASTAHELAHYHSGDEDGIYLAYSDFNQFLLGDSSCLKELNQWFAKQLDTGPFRLVAEEGKSKCSWVNLDEISNTYVRDLEKSHHQRVSELRRLRSIFGVSEKQWVEAQVKNAKQQAILMTLKSQVSSDEAHIHLDLHSLRRKHSELKGELSNLYNHEEKLLSETISDLCWELAQLQDTYILQGDYDLKVMRQEYYINRQKAFINHLINLLARHQFLKIACQLEKKNMLGAFSLLKVIESELQAYLSATEGRVGHCLALIQAASDVQEQGGVHDSDHFLHAIRDLLKIYSNTQVSLSTYVSAPGIVKQISALHSDLMSLQSDLENSLPEDRNRCINELCNLIQSLQQLLFASSTTAQPILTPRPLMKELDEMEKINAKLSAAVEEVTHEHVKKNEIVKHHSQEIGLQRRVFVDFFCNPERLRSQVRELTARVRALQIS; via the exons ATGAGCGGTGGTCGACTTTGCACATTGTTGGGAGAATTGGGGTACGAAGGATGGGAAGCATTGGACCCTGATAGCTTCGAATGGCCGTTTCAGTATGAAGACACTCGCCCCCTTCTCAACTGGATCTGCTCCAATCTTCGTACCTCCAATGTCCTTTCCCTCTCTGAGCTTTCCCA GTACGAGCAGTTCAAGCAAGAAGGGAAGCTGTTAGAG GGTGAGGATTTGGACTTTGCTTACCACAGCATTTCTGCCTTCTCTGAAAGGAGAGACAATCAGGAGGCGGTTTTTGGTGCTGAGGAGGGGGTGAAAGATATCAA AGAGGGAACTCTGGTGTATAGAGAAGAGGCTTTGGCCTTGCAGAGGCAGCTGAGCCATCTACAATCTCAGTTTGACATGCTTTCGGGGCAGGGCTCAGCCTTGACACAAGGAAGACGACCACGCCTTGCTGCAACTTCTATTGTTAAAGGACACCTGTCTAATATTGACGATAGCCTTTCTGTCCGAAACTTACAG ATGAAAGCCGTTCTTGAAAGAATTGCTTCCACAGCGCATGAGTTGGCACATTATCATTCGGGAGATg AAGATGGTATATATTTGGCATACTCAGACTTCAACCAATTCTTGCTTGGAGACTCTTCATGTCTAAAAGAGCTAAATCAGTGGTTTGCTAAGCAACTGGACACA GGTCCATTCCGACTTGTTGCTGAGGAGGGGAAATCTAAATGCTCTTGGGTGAATCTTGATGAGATCTCAAATACCTATGTTAGAG ATTTGGAAAAATCACATCATCAACGTGTATCTGAGCTACGCCGGCTTCGCTCAAT ATTTGGAGTTAGTGAAAAACAATGGGTTGAAGCACAGGTCAAGAATGCCAAGCAGCAGGCTATTTTAATGACGCTTAAATCACAAGTATCATCAGATGAAGCTCATATTCATCTTGATCTTCATTCTCTTAG GAGAAAGCATTCAGAATTGAAAGGGGAACTTTCAAATCTTTATAACCATGAAGAGAAGCTGCTATCAGAG aCTATTTCAGATTTGTGCTGGGAGCTAGCTCAACTTCAAGATACATACATTTTACAAG GTGATTATGATTTGAAGGTCATGCGACAAGAGTACTACATTAATCGGCAGAAAGCA TTCATAAACCATCTCATCAATCTCCTCGCCAGGCATCAGTTCTTAAAGATAGCCTGCCAATTGGAAAAGAAGAACATGCTTGGAGCATTTTCGTTGCTCAAGGTTATTGAGTCTGAGCTTCAAGCATACTTGTCTGCAACTGAGGGACGGGTG GGTCATTGCTTGGCCCTGATCCAAGCTGCCTCTGATGTTCAAGAACAAGGAGGAGTACATGACAGTGATCATTTTTTGCATGCTATTAGAGACCTGCTAAAAATATATTCGA ATACACAAGTTTCACTGTCGACATATGTATCAGCTCCTGGCATTGTCAAGCAGATCTCAGCTCTTCATTCGGATTTGATGAGCCTTCAGTCCGACCTTGAGAATTCTCTTCCCGAAGACAGAAATAGGTGTATTAATGAACT GTGCAACCTTATTCAAAGCCTGCAACAACTGCTCTTTGCATCTTCAACTACAGCACAACCAATACTGACCCCTCGG CCATTAATGAAAGAGCTTGATGAAATGGAAAAGATTAATGCTAAGCTGTCTGCTGCTGTTGAAGAGGTGACACACGAGCATGTCAAGAAAAATGAG